In Synechococcus sp. KORDI-100, a single window of DNA contains:
- a CDS encoding DUF6439 family protein: MTVRPTQWPEESQRLSRELHQSLCIGDRQWHQLKSNRDRRAAELLAAALTQLISNGVGADVEQLTRQALGWIDGELKDPGCPRH, encoded by the coding sequence ATGACTGTGCGCCCAACGCAGTGGCCTGAAGAGTCTCAAAGGCTTTCAAGAGAGTTGCATCAGAGCCTCTGCATCGGGGACCGGCAATGGCATCAGTTGAAAAGCAACCGTGATCGCCGAGCTGCGGAGCTCCTGGCCGCCGCCCTGACCCAACTGATCAGCAACGGCGTTGGGGCGGATGTGGAGCAGCTGACCCGTCAGGCGCTCGGCTGGATCGATGGAGAACTCAAAGACCCTGGCTGTCCACGTCACTGA
- a CDS encoding ATP-binding protein, with protein MVSVPQIARFRWADFILPSTLQLSPLLEILIEPVGCLTTCQRVQLGLHEALVNAVRHGNSENPEKRLRVRRILTPNWLIWQVQDEGSGLPHEARQPALPEQMDALSGRGLFLIHQCFDDVRWSRRGNRLQLACRRPISDVDSQGL; from the coding sequence ATGGTTTCTGTCCCCCAGATCGCCAGATTCCGTTGGGCAGATTTCATCCTTCCCTCCACCCTGCAGCTGTCGCCCCTACTCGAGATCCTGATCGAGCCTGTGGGTTGCCTGACCACCTGCCAGAGGGTTCAGCTCGGCCTGCACGAAGCCCTGGTGAATGCGGTACGCCACGGCAACAGTGAAAACCCTGAGAAGCGGTTGCGCGTGCGGCGCATCCTCACACCGAACTGGTTGATCTGGCAGGTTCAGGACGAGGGCTCGGGTCTTCCTCACGAGGCGCGTCAACCGGCACTACCGGAGCAGATGGATGCGCTCAGTGGTCGCGGTCTTTTTCTGATTCATCAATGCTTCGATGATGTGCGATGGAGCCGTCGCGGCAATCGCCTGCAGCTGGCCTGTCGCCGTCCGATCAGTGACGTGGACAGCCAGGGTCTTTGA
- a CDS encoding GUN4 domain-containing protein, whose product MLSGSSPSSVLSTEQLLDRFASGTARQRRGLISTVEKRAAELAALGGALLERFDRQGDDWAVGWILQVLQRHQPGELSDLLAAWPDGWFQTESAVGVDYAPLQRDLLQENFEAADRFTSAVLRQLAGPQAEQRGYVYFSEVPAMAGLDLTSLDRLWCAYSQGRFGFTTQARMLEALDGRYEQLWPRIGWKQDGVWTRYPGAFTWSIKAPEGHMPLVNQLRGVRLMDALLQHPALLARRRQP is encoded by the coding sequence ATGCTTTCCGGTTCCTCACCCTCCTCCGTTCTCAGTACCGAGCAGCTCCTTGACCGGTTCGCCAGCGGCACTGCCCGTCAGCGTCGCGGTTTGATCTCCACGGTGGAAAAGCGTGCAGCGGAGTTGGCAGCCCTCGGGGGGGCTCTGCTGGAACGGTTCGACCGCCAGGGGGATGACTGGGCTGTCGGTTGGATTCTTCAGGTGTTGCAGCGGCACCAGCCAGGGGAGCTGTCGGATCTGCTGGCGGCCTGGCCCGATGGCTGGTTCCAGACCGAATCCGCCGTAGGCGTTGATTACGCCCCTCTGCAGAGGGATCTTCTCCAGGAGAACTTCGAAGCCGCCGACCGTTTCACAAGTGCCGTGCTGAGGCAGCTTGCAGGCCCTCAGGCTGAGCAGCGCGGCTACGTGTATTTCAGCGAGGTTCCGGCCATGGCAGGGCTCGATCTCACCAGCCTTGACCGGCTTTGGTGCGCCTACTCGCAGGGTCGATTCGGGTTCACGACCCAGGCCCGAATGCTGGAGGCTCTGGATGGCCGTTACGAGCAGCTCTGGCCTCGTATCGGCTGGAAGCAGGATGGGGTCTGGACCCGCTACCCAGGGGCCTTCACCTGGTCCATCAAAGCCCCGGAAGGACACATGCCCCTCGTCAATCAACTGCGTGGTGTGCGCTTGATGGATGCTTTGCTCCAGCATCCGGCGCTGCTGGCACGCCGGAGGCAACCTTGA
- the mnmH gene encoding tRNA 2-selenouridine(34) synthase MnmH, which yields MSGMGDVIRRPIEQLRDQPGVVLDVRSPSEYARGHWPGSINLPLFSDAERAEVGTTFKQKGRERAIHLGLALTGPKLSSLASALEVHRNSGPARIYCWRGGMRSASIAWLAQLLDLEPVILEGGYKAYRRWALAQFDLNWPIRLLGGRTGTGKTDLLLALRDRGIGVVDLEGLANHRGSSFGGLGQPPQPSTEHYENLLAEALHNMQLQGAQAIWLEAESVQVGCCRIPPSLFRQMKLAPVLEIRRSLEERVEQLVAVYGTQGGEALAEATRRISRRLGPQRTDQALRAIAEEDWATACRATLEYYDRCYDRELERSPERRSLDISGLSAEQAADRMISSRLAELCA from the coding sequence ATGTCAGGCATGGGAGACGTGATCCGCCGACCGATCGAGCAGCTGCGGGACCAGCCTGGGGTGGTCCTCGATGTCAGAAGCCCATCGGAATACGCGAGAGGGCACTGGCCTGGCTCGATCAACCTTCCTCTGTTCAGTGATGCAGAGCGTGCCGAGGTCGGCACAACTTTCAAACAGAAGGGACGGGAACGCGCCATCCACCTTGGACTGGCCCTGACAGGACCGAAGCTGAGCAGCCTGGCGTCAGCGCTGGAAGTGCACCGCAACAGCGGGCCGGCAAGGATCTACTGCTGGCGCGGCGGCATGCGCTCGGCCAGCATCGCCTGGCTGGCCCAGCTTCTGGATCTCGAGCCGGTGATTCTTGAGGGTGGATACAAGGCCTATCGCCGCTGGGCCCTCGCACAGTTCGACCTGAACTGGCCGATCAGACTGCTGGGCGGCCGAACCGGGACCGGCAAAACCGATCTGCTCCTGGCGCTTCGGGACCGAGGCATCGGCGTCGTGGACCTCGAAGGGCTCGCCAATCACCGCGGCAGCAGTTTCGGCGGGCTGGGACAACCGCCCCAGCCGAGCACGGAGCACTACGAAAATCTGTTGGCGGAAGCTCTCCACAACATGCAGCTGCAAGGTGCACAAGCGATCTGGCTTGAAGCCGAAAGCGTGCAGGTGGGTTGCTGCCGCATCCCACCGAGCCTGTTCCGCCAGATGAAACTGGCTCCCGTCCTTGAAATCCGTCGGTCGCTGGAGGAGCGGGTTGAGCAACTGGTCGCGGTCTACGGAACACAGGGCGGGGAAGCCCTGGCCGAAGCTACCCGGAGAATCAGCCGACGGCTTGGTCCCCAGCGAACCGATCAAGCCCTCAGGGCGATCGCCGAAGAGGACTGGGCCACTGCCTGCCGAGCGACCCTCGAGTACTACGACCGTTGTTACGACCGTGAACTGGAGCGCTCGCCGGAGCGCCGGTCCCTGGACATCAGCGGGCTCAGCGCCGAACAGGCGGCAGACCGGATGATCAGTAGCCGACTTGCAGAACTCTGTGCTTAA
- the psb28 gene encoding photosystem II reaction center protein Psb28 — translation MSDSSGVASIQFFRGIDEPVVPDIRLTRSRDGRTGQATFVFQQPQALAPETLGDIGGMWMVDEEGEMVTREVNGKFVNGKPSALEATYTWKSEDDFERFMRFAQRYAAANGLGYSQNQNQDQTGEASEADA, via the coding sequence ATGAGCGACTCATCCGGCGTTGCCTCCATCCAGTTCTTCCGGGGCATCGATGAGCCCGTTGTTCCCGACATCCGACTCACCCGAAGCCGTGACGGACGGACCGGTCAGGCCACGTTCGTGTTCCAACAGCCTCAGGCCCTGGCTCCGGAAACCCTCGGAGACATCGGTGGCATGTGGATGGTGGACGAGGAGGGGGAGATGGTGACCCGTGAGGTGAACGGCAAGTTCGTGAACGGCAAGCCCAGCGCCCTCGAGGCCACCTACACATGGAAGAGCGAAGACGACTTCGAGCGATTCATGCGCTTCGCCCAGCGCTATGCCGCCGCCAACGGTCTTGGCTATTCCCAGAATCAAAATCAGGATCAGACTGGCGAGGCTTCTGAAGCAGACGCTTGA
- a CDS encoding AI-2E family transporter: MTLPNWLSLAALVAATALLWSLRQVVLLMFAGVVLAMAICTLVGILRERRAMPRPTALLICLLGLIALISLGSAVVVPPFIEEFSVLLRKLPEAARTLVSMALGSLDWISDSIYGDDALPDLQQLIPDNQSLIPDGSTLANGVSTGLIGLLGLAGNVGNAALRLLFTVAVALMVSVQPHAYKDACIQLVPSFYRRRAHQILLQCGEALSSWMVGVLISSLAVSVLCGLALSLLGVKLVLANALLAGLLNVIPNVGPTISTVFPMAVAILDAPWKSAAVLGSYILIQNLESYLITPSVMHHQVKLLPGLTLAAQFVFTVVFGPIGLLMALPLAVVFQVLIREVLVHDVLDRWKSKRLTT; the protein is encoded by the coding sequence TTGACCCTGCCGAACTGGCTCTCGCTGGCAGCACTGGTTGCTGCCACAGCTCTGCTCTGGAGCCTTCGCCAGGTCGTTCTGCTGATGTTCGCCGGAGTCGTTCTGGCGATGGCCATCTGCACACTCGTCGGCATCCTGCGTGAACGGCGTGCGATGCCGAGGCCGACGGCACTGCTGATCTGTCTGCTTGGCCTGATTGCGCTGATCTCCCTCGGCTCGGCTGTTGTGGTGCCTCCGTTCATCGAGGAATTCAGCGTGTTGCTTCGGAAGTTGCCTGAAGCAGCACGCACCCTGGTGTCCATGGCCCTTGGCAGCCTCGACTGGATCAGTGATTCCATTTACGGCGACGACGCCCTGCCGGATCTGCAGCAGCTGATTCCCGACAATCAGTCGCTGATCCCTGATGGCTCAACCCTTGCCAATGGCGTCAGCACTGGGCTGATCGGATTGCTGGGATTGGCCGGCAATGTGGGCAATGCCGCCCTGCGACTGCTGTTCACCGTGGCGGTCGCCCTGATGGTGAGCGTGCAACCTCATGCCTACAAGGATGCCTGCATCCAACTGGTGCCGTCGTTCTACAGACGCCGGGCCCATCAGATCCTGCTTCAGTGCGGCGAAGCGCTGAGCAGCTGGATGGTGGGTGTGCTGATCAGCTCCCTGGCCGTCTCCGTTCTCTGCGGTCTGGCCCTGTCCCTGCTGGGGGTCAAGCTTGTCCTGGCCAATGCTCTGCTGGCAGGGCTGTTGAACGTGATCCCGAATGTCGGACCAACGATCAGCACGGTGTTTCCCATGGCAGTCGCCATCCTTGACGCTCCCTGGAAATCGGCTGCCGTCCTCGGTTCCTACATCCTGATCCAGAACCTGGAGAGCTACCTGATCACCCCTTCCGTGATGCACCACCAGGTGAAATTGCTCCCTGGTCTGACCCTGGCCGCCCAGTTCGTTTTCACCGTGGTGTTCGGACCGATCGGATTGCTGATGGCGCTGCCGCTGGCGGTGGTGTTCCAGGTTCTGATTCGTGAAGTGCTGGTCCACGACGTGCTGGACCGCTGGAAGAGCAAGAGACTGACCACATGA
- a CDS encoding AI-2E family transporter, with product MNGRMLLAALSCVVLGLLIWHLRWVLLVLFGAVVLAVAMDVLIHQLQKRSRLNRPQALILVLLGLALAGTVVATLLLPELVVQIQQLGKDLPQLVEKLTSLLSADPRLSQLEDNLSGDVNFSKLQPIGAQLLGVAGGAANSLVQAFLMALLAVLLALDPQAHRDMLIAVSPRPARERVASLLDDCREALGGWLSGMTLSALSVFLLTWAGLALLKAPLALLSALVCGLLTFVPTIGPTAATLLPTGLALLQSPQLMVSVLIFRLVLQNLEAFLLTPLLLRKTVNLLPTVALMSQLSLGALLGLPGVLLALPLVVVLQVLMQKVVVQQLMDQWS from the coding sequence ATGAACGGACGGATGCTGCTGGCTGCACTGAGCTGTGTGGTTCTGGGTCTTTTGATCTGGCATCTGCGCTGGGTTCTGCTGGTGCTGTTCGGTGCGGTGGTTCTCGCTGTGGCGATGGATGTGCTCATCCATCAACTGCAGAAGCGCAGCCGGTTGAATCGACCTCAGGCCCTGATCCTGGTGTTGCTGGGCTTGGCCTTAGCGGGAACCGTGGTGGCCACGCTGCTTCTGCCGGAGCTGGTGGTGCAGATTCAGCAGCTTGGCAAGGACCTGCCTCAACTGGTTGAGAAACTGACCTCCCTGCTGAGTGCCGATCCTCGTTTATCCCAGCTGGAAGACAACCTCAGCGGCGACGTCAATTTCAGCAAGCTTCAGCCGATCGGAGCCCAGCTGCTGGGCGTCGCTGGCGGTGCGGCGAATTCGCTGGTGCAGGCGTTTCTGATGGCCCTTCTCGCCGTGCTGCTGGCGCTTGATCCTCAGGCCCACAGAGACATGTTGATTGCAGTCTCACCTCGCCCTGCCAGGGAGCGGGTGGCCAGTCTTCTGGATGACTGCCGCGAGGCGCTGGGCGGCTGGTTGAGCGGGATGACCCTTTCAGCCCTCAGTGTGTTTCTGCTCACCTGGGCAGGATTGGCACTGCTCAAGGCTCCACTGGCTCTGCTCAGTGCCCTGGTGTGCGGTCTGCTCACCTTTGTCCCAACCATCGGGCCGACCGCTGCGACCCTGCTTCCAACAGGACTCGCCCTGTTGCAATCACCGCAATTGATGGTCAGCGTGCTGATCTTCCGTCTTGTGCTGCAGAACCTGGAAGCCTTCCTGCTCACCCCCCTGCTGCTGAGAAAAACGGTGAACCTGTTGCCGACGGTGGCGCTCATGTCCCAGTTGAGTCTTGGCGCCCTGCTGGGACTGCCGGGGGTCCTTCTGGCTCTGCCACTGGTGGTGGTGCTTCAGGTTCTGATGCAGAAAGTGGTTGTTCAGCAATTGATGGATCAATGGAGCTGA
- the secF gene encoding protein translocase subunit SecF: protein MVASSSASATPSGLIPAWPLSSMRVRVWIVSGVVVLLSLIGLGLSWADASIGAPLRPGLDFTGGTQIQLERQCGETCGELRALEVSEQLRGLELPEEPGELLPNLSSPRVQLLDGGTSLLLRLPTLSAAQGQAVIEGVTSVAGPFIAGGQSVETIGPSLGGQLLRSSLISLLVAFGGIATYITIRYDRRYAFLALVALAHDVLIVCGVFAWLGLLVQLEVDSLFAVALLTIAGYSVNDTVVVFDRIRERSRQNAELSLSQQVDLAVSATLTRTLYTSGTTLMPLLALIFFGGSTLYWFAIALALGVIVGSWSSIALAPSLLTLWEPSRD, encoded by the coding sequence ATGGTCGCTTCTTCGTCCGCCAGCGCAACGCCATCGGGTCTGATTCCCGCCTGGCCTTTGAGCAGCATGCGCGTGCGGGTCTGGATCGTGTCTGGTGTTGTTGTCCTCCTCAGCCTGATCGGGCTTGGGTTGAGCTGGGCTGATGCCTCGATCGGTGCGCCCCTGCGTCCCGGTCTCGATTTCACCGGTGGTACCCAGATTCAGTTGGAGCGCCAGTGCGGTGAGACCTGCGGCGAGCTGCGAGCGCTCGAGGTGTCGGAGCAGTTGCGCGGTCTGGAGCTGCCGGAAGAGCCTGGCGAGCTGCTGCCCAATCTCAGTTCACCGCGGGTGCAATTGCTCGATGGCGGCACCTCGCTGCTGCTGCGTCTGCCGACGCTGTCGGCGGCCCAGGGGCAGGCGGTGATTGAAGGTGTGACGTCGGTTGCAGGGCCTTTCATCGCTGGGGGACAGTCGGTTGAAACCATCGGCCCCAGCCTCGGTGGGCAGCTCCTGCGCAGCAGCCTGATCTCCCTGCTGGTGGCCTTCGGTGGAATCGCCACTTACATCACGATCCGCTACGACCGCCGTTACGCCTTTCTGGCGCTGGTTGCTCTTGCCCATGACGTGCTGATCGTCTGCGGCGTGTTCGCCTGGCTGGGGCTCCTGGTCCAGCTTGAGGTGGACAGCCTGTTCGCTGTTGCCTTGCTCACCATCGCCGGGTACTCGGTGAACGACACGGTGGTGGTGTTTGACCGGATCCGAGAGCGCAGTCGTCAGAACGCTGAGCTGTCCCTCAGCCAACAGGTTGACCTGGCTGTGTCCGCCACTCTCACCCGCACGCTCTACACCAGTGGAACAACCTTGATGCCGCTGTTGGCCTTGATCTTCTTCGGTGGATCCACGCTGTACTGGTTCGCGATTGCCCTGGCCCTCGGTGTGATCGTCGGCAGCTGGTCCAGCATTGCCCTGGCGCCATCGCTGCTCACGCTTTGGGAGCCCAGCCGTGACTGA
- the secD gene encoding protein translocase subunit SecD, with the protein MARQQGWFALVLALAIAAAALLFTSPLQLGLDLRGGSQITVEVQPAGEIKRVGPEQMEAVKLVLDRRVNGLGVAESTLQTVGENQLVLQLPGEQDPSRAARILGSTALLEFRALKPGAEQDFQSLRELRSQTQAILRLREDQAKRGELSDQSGLDLEELAEAQKLFGLEGASGTETEQLEQLLAKVNDSIVELYEPAALTGKDLVTAGRQPLQSNPNSWEVTLGFNNAGAEAFAELTKSIAGTGRLLGIVLDGRSISEATVGPQFKTAGISGGSASISGNFTAEEARELEVQLRGGSLPLPVKVLEVRTIGPTLGAENIRRSLVAALSGLALVAVFMVVAYRLPGVVAVLALSLYALFNLAVYALIPVTLTLPGIAGFILSIGMAVDANVLIFERIKDELRSGNTLIRSIDTGFSEAFSSIVDGHLTTLISCSALFFLGTGLVKGFAATLGIGVLLSLFTALTCTRTLLRFLMSYAALRKPLNFLPLRQLPSPSV; encoded by the coding sequence ATGGCTCGTCAGCAGGGCTGGTTTGCCCTTGTCCTTGCGCTCGCCATCGCGGCGGCAGCGCTGCTGTTCACCTCGCCCCTCCAGCTCGGTCTGGATCTGCGAGGCGGAAGCCAGATCACGGTGGAAGTCCAACCAGCGGGGGAGATCAAGCGGGTCGGCCCCGAGCAGATGGAAGCGGTGAAGCTGGTTCTGGACAGGCGTGTGAATGGTCTCGGCGTGGCGGAATCGACGCTGCAGACGGTTGGCGAGAACCAACTGGTGCTGCAGCTCCCTGGGGAACAGGATCCAAGTCGCGCCGCTCGCATTCTCGGAAGCACGGCGTTGCTGGAATTCCGTGCCCTGAAGCCCGGCGCTGAACAGGATTTCCAGAGTCTTCGCGAACTGCGGTCCCAGACACAGGCGATCCTGCGGCTACGTGAAGATCAAGCCAAACGGGGCGAGCTCTCCGATCAGTCAGGTCTGGATCTCGAGGAGCTTGCGGAAGCGCAGAAGCTGTTTGGCCTGGAGGGAGCGTCCGGCACGGAAACTGAGCAGCTGGAGCAGTTGCTCGCGAAAGTCAACGATTCGATCGTCGAGCTCTATGAACCAGCGGCACTCACCGGGAAGGATCTGGTGACGGCGGGTCGTCAGCCCCTGCAGAGCAATCCCAACAGCTGGGAGGTGACGTTGGGCTTCAACAACGCTGGTGCGGAGGCTTTCGCCGAGCTCACGAAATCGATCGCCGGCACTGGAAGGCTCCTGGGGATCGTTCTCGATGGTCGCTCGATCAGCGAGGCCACTGTTGGGCCTCAGTTCAAAACCGCTGGTATTTCGGGTGGCTCCGCCAGCATCAGCGGCAATTTCACGGCTGAGGAGGCTCGGGAGCTGGAGGTGCAGCTCCGGGGTGGATCCTTGCCCCTGCCGGTGAAGGTGCTCGAGGTTCGCACCATCGGACCCACCCTCGGTGCTGAAAACATTCGCCGCAGCCTGGTGGCCGCCCTGTCCGGCCTGGCTCTGGTTGCGGTGTTCATGGTGGTGGCCTATCGGCTCCCAGGGGTTGTAGCTGTGCTGGCTCTGAGCCTATATGCCCTGTTCAATCTCGCTGTTTATGCCCTGATTCCGGTGACGCTGACCCTGCCGGGCATTGCTGGGTTCATCCTCAGCATCGGCATGGCCGTGGACGCCAATGTGTTGATCTTTGAGCGCATCAAGGATGAGCTGAGGAGTGGCAACACCCTGATTCGATCCATTGATACGGGCTTCTCGGAAGCCTTTTCCTCGATCGTTGACGGTCATCTCACCACTTTGATCAGTTGTTCCGCCCTCTTTTTTCTCGGAACCGGTCTGGTGAAGGGTTTTGCAGCCACCCTCGGCATCGGCGTTCTGCTCAGCCTGTTCACGGCGCTGACCTGCACCCGCACCCTGTTGCGCTTCCTGATGAGCTACGCCGCTCTGCGCAAACCGCTCAATTTCCTGCCATTGCGGCAGCTCCCATCCCCATCCGTCTGA
- a CDS encoding pyruvate dehydrogenase complex E1 component subunit beta: MAGTLLFNALREAIDEEMARDPHVCVMGEDVGQYGGSYKVTKDLYDKYGELRVLDTPIAENAFTGMAVGAAMTGLRPIVEGMNMGFLLLAFNQISNNMGMLRYTSGGNFTIPTVVRGPGGVGRQLGAEHSQRLEAYFHAVPGIKIVACSTPTNAKGLMKAAIRDNNPVLFFEHVLLYNLSEELPGGDYTCALDQADLVQEGRDVTILTYSRMRHHCLKAVEQLESEGISVELIDLISLKPFDMETIARSIRKTHRVIVVEECMKTGGIGAELIALITEQCFDDLDARPVRLSSQDIPTPYNGKLENLTIIQPHQIVEAAQQIVTKGL; encoded by the coding sequence GTGGCAGGAACACTTCTCTTCAACGCCCTGCGGGAAGCCATCGATGAGGAGATGGCCCGCGACCCCCATGTCTGTGTGATGGGGGAGGACGTCGGTCAGTACGGCGGCAGCTACAAGGTGACCAAGGATCTGTACGACAAGTACGGCGAACTCAGGGTGCTGGATACGCCGATCGCTGAGAACGCCTTTACGGGAATGGCTGTTGGTGCGGCGATGACCGGTCTGAGACCGATCGTTGAGGGCATGAACATGGGCTTTCTGCTGCTCGCCTTCAATCAGATCTCCAACAACATGGGGATGCTTCGCTACACGAGCGGCGGCAACTTCACGATTCCCACCGTGGTGCGTGGCCCCGGTGGTGTCGGCCGTCAGCTCGGGGCTGAGCACAGCCAGAGGCTTGAGGCTTACTTCCATGCCGTGCCAGGTATCAAGATCGTGGCCTGCAGCACACCCACCAACGCCAAGGGTCTGATGAAGGCCGCCATCCGGGATAACAACCCGGTGCTGTTCTTTGAGCACGTGCTGCTCTACAACCTTAGTGAGGAGCTGCCAGGCGGGGACTACACCTGCGCCCTCGATCAAGCGGATCTCGTCCAGGAGGGCCGTGACGTGACGATCCTCACCTACTCCCGCATGCGCCATCACTGCCTCAAGGCCGTTGAGCAGCTGGAGAGTGAGGGCATCAGCGTGGAGCTGATCGATCTGATCAGCCTCAAACCCTTCGACATGGAGACCATCGCCCGCTCGATTCGCAAGACCCACCGGGTGATCGTGGTGGAGGAGTGCATGAAGACCGGCGGCATCGGCGCCGAACTCATCGCCCTGATCACTGAGCAGTGTTTCGACGATCTCGATGCCAGGCCCGTTCGCCTGTCCAGCCAGGACATCCCGACGCCCTACAACGGCAAACTCGAAAACCTGACGATCATTCAGCCCCATCAGATCGTTGAGGCGGCTCAGCAGATCGTGACCAAGGGGCTCTGA
- a CDS encoding DUF3082 domain-containing protein, giving the protein MTPDDAKITPEPEDPRKGPLSYLSGALTAGLISWLVFGFSKRMVVYFAQHQPHFSSPIAQNIAVTLKTLLVGLTFLATFSSGFVALGLTLLFLRSLFTRRAEDPA; this is encoded by the coding sequence ATGACCCCAGACGACGCCAAGATCACCCCTGAACCTGAGGATCCACGCAAAGGTCCCCTCAGCTATCTGTCAGGAGCGCTCACCGCCGGACTGATCTCCTGGCTGGTCTTCGGTTTCAGCAAGCGCATGGTGGTGTACTTCGCGCAGCATCAGCCTCACTTCAGCTCACCGATCGCGCAGAACATCGCCGTCACCCTGAAGACCCTGCTGGTGGGCCTGACGTTCCTTGCCACCTTCAGCAGTGGCTTCGTCGCTCTTGGTTTGACGTTGCTGTTTCTTCGCAGTCTCTTCACAAGGCGAGCTGAAGATCCTGCCTAG
- the ispE gene encoding 4-(cytidine 5'-diphospho)-2-C-methyl-D-erythritol kinase — MSTITVTAPAKVNLHLEVLGLRSDGFHELAMVMQSIDLADRLRFQNTADARISLRCDEPSLSIGDDNLVLRAALLLRERSGFNELGASIHLEKNVPIGAGLAGGSSDGAAALVGLNQLWGLGRSHAELEGLAAELGSDMPFCIRGGSQLCFGRGEVLEALPALRDPLAVLLLKDPQVSVSTPWAYQRCRDLHGESYLQGESAFEERRMALREAAWTKPIRTELPPPLRNDLQTVVEPQTPAVQKALQLLRSLPGTLAVAMSGSGPSCFALFPDLAASEQARDLLQTDLESAGLSAWCCPLRLSGVRIEP, encoded by the coding sequence ATGAGCACGATCACGGTGACGGCTCCAGCCAAGGTGAATCTGCATCTGGAGGTTCTGGGCCTGCGCTCCGATGGCTTTCACGAGCTGGCCATGGTGATGCAGAGCATCGACCTGGCCGACCGTCTTCGGTTTCAGAACACGGCCGATGCCCGGATCAGCCTGCGTTGCGACGAACCCAGCCTCAGCATCGGCGACGACAACCTGGTGCTGCGAGCCGCTCTCCTGCTCCGTGAGCGCTCCGGTTTCAATGAACTCGGGGCCTCGATCCATCTGGAGAAAAACGTCCCCATCGGCGCGGGCCTGGCCGGGGGCTCGAGCGACGGTGCTGCCGCACTCGTCGGGCTCAATCAGCTCTGGGGACTGGGGCGCAGCCATGCCGAACTGGAGGGGCTGGCGGCGGAGCTCGGTTCCGACATGCCCTTCTGCATCCGCGGTGGCAGTCAGCTCTGCTTCGGCCGTGGGGAGGTGCTGGAGGCCTTGCCTGCCCTGAGGGATCCGCTGGCGGTGCTGTTGTTGAAGGACCCTCAGGTGAGCGTCTCGACCCCCTGGGCTTATCAGCGCTGCCGCGACCTTCATGGCGAGAGCTACCTGCAGGGGGAGAGCGCCTTTGAAGAGCGACGCATGGCGCTGAGAGAAGCGGCCTGGACCAAGCCGATCCGGACGGAACTGCCTCCTCCCCTGCGCAACGATCTGCAAACGGTGGTGGAGCCGCAGACGCCGGCGGTGCAGAAGGCGTTGCAGCTGTTGCGCTCCCTGCCCGGGACCCTGGCGGTGGCGATGAGCGGTTCGGGCCCAAGCTGTTTTGCCCTGTTCCCCGACCTGGCTGCCAGTGAGCAGGCCAGGGATTTGTTGCAGACAGATCTGGAGAGTGCCGGACTCAGCGCCTGGTGCTGCCCGCTGCGGCTGTCCGGGGTGAGGATCGAACCATGA
- the rsmA gene encoding 16S rRNA (adenine(1518)-N(6)/adenine(1519)-N(6))-dimethyltransferase RsmA, whose protein sequence is MSFSGHTARKRFGQHWLRDTAVLDRILDAADLQPLDRVLEVGPGRGALTARLLRSQAAAVHAVELDRDLVAGLREQFADDPRFSLTQGDVLKQSLDLPDQRPADKVVANIPYNITGPLLERLVGRLDRPAVQTYQRLVLLLQKEVAERIRARPGQSCFSALSVRMQLLATCRSICPVPPRCFQPPPQVQSEVIAIDPLTADQRLAPPLAQRVESLLKMAFLSRRKMLRNSLASLAEPLKLETLAAEAGIALQQRPQEVAPQAWVALAKGLNHSDAAAAPGA, encoded by the coding sequence ATGAGCTTCTCAGGCCACACCGCCCGCAAGCGTTTCGGTCAGCATTGGCTGCGGGATACAGCGGTGCTCGATCGCATCCTCGATGCGGCGGACCTGCAGCCCCTGGATCGGGTGCTGGAGGTGGGCCCCGGGCGCGGAGCGCTGACCGCGCGGCTGCTGCGCTCGCAGGCGGCAGCGGTGCATGCCGTTGAGCTTGATCGAGATCTCGTGGCCGGCCTGCGAGAGCAGTTCGCAGACGATCCTCGGTTCTCCCTGACCCAGGGGGATGTGCTCAAGCAGTCTCTGGATCTGCCGGATCAGCGCCCTGCCGACAAGGTTGTCGCCAACATCCCGTACAACATCACAGGCCCACTGCTGGAGCGCTTGGTCGGGCGTCTCGACCGGCCAGCGGTTCAGACCTATCAGCGCCTGGTGCTGTTGCTGCAGAAAGAGGTGGCGGAACGCATTCGCGCCCGGCCCGGACAGAGTTGCTTCAGCGCTTTATCGGTTCGCATGCAGCTGCTGGCGACCTGTCGCAGCATCTGCCCCGTTCCCCCCCGTTGCTTTCAGCCGCCTCCACAGGTGCAGTCTGAGGTGATCGCTATCGATCCACTGACGGCGGACCAGCGGCTTGCACCCCCTCTGGCGCAGCGGGTGGAGTCCTTGCTGAAGATGGCCTTTCTCAGCCGTCGCAAGATGTTGCGCAACAGCCTGGCGTCGCTGGCGGAGCCGCTGAAACTGGAGACCTTGGCCGCCGAAGCGGGGATTGCTCTGCAACAGCGGCCCCAGGAGGTGGCTCCCCAGGCCTGGGTGGCGTTGGCGAAGGGTTTGAATCACAGCGATGCAGCGGCGGCACCGGGAGCATGA